In Streptomyces sp. NBC_00483, a single window of DNA contains:
- a CDS encoding alpha/beta fold hydrolase, producing the protein MSESSAPATAAVVEAAERAASGNWRRAGLAGAAIGVVAAGAAAGVAVERLTVGRGMRRKARLALDASGPYGALRGVPGKAYAEDGTELYYEVDEADPEAGGTTPRRRRLFGRKTPAPVTVVFSHGYCLGQDSWHFQRAALRGVVRCVYWDQRSHGRSGRGAEQVEDGVPVSIDRLGSDLQAVIDAAAPEGPLVLVGHSMGGMTVMALADRCPELIRNRVVGVALVGTSSGKLGEVNYGLPVAGVNAVRRVLPGVLKVLGQRADLVEKGRRATADLFAGIIKRYSFASRDVDPAVARFAERMIEGTPIDVVAEFYPAFEEHDKADALAHFADLPVLVLAGERDLVTPSDHSEAIAALLPEAEYVLVPDAGHLVMLEHPEVVTDRLADLLVRAGAVPTAATVGIYGDTGNTAQPGG; encoded by the coding sequence GTGAGCGAGAGCAGCGCACCGGCCACGGCGGCCGTCGTCGAAGCGGCGGAAAGGGCCGCATCGGGGAACTGGCGGCGGGCCGGCCTCGCGGGCGCCGCCATAGGCGTGGTCGCGGCCGGGGCGGCCGCGGGCGTCGCCGTCGAGCGGCTGACCGTGGGGCGCGGGATGCGCAGGAAGGCGCGGCTCGCCCTCGACGCGTCGGGGCCCTACGGAGCACTGCGCGGCGTGCCGGGGAAGGCGTACGCGGAGGACGGCACGGAGCTGTACTACGAGGTCGACGAGGCGGACCCGGAGGCCGGTGGCACGACGCCGCGCAGACGCCGCCTGTTCGGCCGCAAGACCCCGGCGCCCGTCACCGTCGTCTTCAGCCACGGCTACTGCCTGGGCCAGGACTCCTGGCACTTCCAGCGCGCGGCGCTGCGCGGCGTCGTCCGCTGCGTGTACTGGGACCAGCGCAGTCATGGGCGTTCGGGGCGGGGCGCCGAGCAGGTCGAGGACGGGGTGCCCGTCTCCATCGACCGGCTCGGCAGCGATCTGCAGGCCGTCATCGACGCGGCCGCGCCCGAGGGGCCGCTCGTCCTCGTCGGCCACTCCATGGGCGGCATGACCGTGATGGCGCTCGCCGACCGGTGTCCCGAGCTGATCCGCAACCGGGTCGTGGGCGTCGCCCTCGTCGGTACGTCGTCGGGGAAGCTCGGCGAGGTGAACTACGGGCTTCCGGTGGCCGGGGTGAACGCGGTGCGGCGGGTGCTGCCCGGCGTACTGAAGGTGCTCGGGCAGCGGGCCGACCTCGTGGAGAAGGGGCGTCGGGCGACGGCCGACCTGTTCGCCGGGATCATCAAGCGGTACTCGTTCGCCTCGCGGGACGTCGACCCGGCGGTCGCCCGGTTCGCCGAGCGGATGATCGAGGGGACGCCGATCGACGTGGTCGCCGAGTTCTACCCGGCGTTCGAGGAGCACGACAAGGCGGACGCCCTGGCGCACTTCGCGGACCTGCCCGTGCTCGTCCTCGCGGGGGAGCGCGACCTGGTCACGCCGAGCGACCACAGCGAGGCGATCGCGGCGCTGCTGCCGGAAGCCGAGTACGTGCTCGTGCCGGACGCCGGGCACCTCGTGATGCTGGAACACCCCGAGGTCGTGACGGACCGGCTCGCGGACCTTTTGGTGCGTGCGGGAGCAGTGCCGACAGCCGCTACCGTGGGGATTTATGGAGACACCGGCAACACCGCACAGCCCGGCGGCTGA
- the rimI gene encoding ribosomal protein S18-alanine N-acetyltransferase: MRWWDIDPVLALEKDLFPDDAWSRGMFWSELAHARGVGSTRRYVVAYEGEKLVGYGGVAASGDLADIQTIAAARDHWGTGLGARLLTELLRHATAFEVDQVMLEVRVDNTRAQKLYERFGFEPIGFRRGYYQPGNIDALVMRLTTTTANDTANDTVNEEKTHG; the protein is encoded by the coding sequence ATGCGCTGGTGGGACATCGATCCCGTGCTCGCCCTGGAGAAGGACCTCTTCCCGGACGACGCCTGGTCGCGCGGCATGTTCTGGTCCGAGCTCGCGCACGCCCGCGGCGTCGGTTCCACGCGGCGCTACGTGGTCGCGTACGAGGGCGAGAAGCTGGTCGGGTACGGGGGCGTCGCCGCCTCCGGGGACCTTGCCGACATCCAGACCATCGCCGCCGCCCGCGACCACTGGGGCACCGGGCTCGGCGCCCGGCTGCTCACCGAACTGCTGCGGCACGCCACCGCCTTCGAGGTCGACCAGGTGATGCTCGAGGTGCGCGTCGACAACACGCGGGCGCAGAAGCTGTACGAGCGCTTCGGCTTCGAGCCGATCGGCTTCCGGCGCGGCTACTACCAGCCCGGCAACATCGACGCCCTCGTGATGCGCCTGACCACGACCACCGCGAACGACACCGCGAACGACACTGTGAACGAAGAGAAGACCCATGGCTGA
- the tsaD gene encoding tRNA (adenosine(37)-N6)-threonylcarbamoyltransferase complex transferase subunit TsaD — MADEPLVLGIETSCDETGVGIVRGTTLLADAVASSVDEHARFGGVVPEVASRAHLEAMVPTIQRALKDAGVTAKDLDGISVTAGPGLAGALLVGVSAAKAYAYALDKPLYGVNHLASHICVDQLEHGTLPEPTMALLVSGGHSSLLLSTDITSDVRPLGATIDDAAGEAFDKIARVLNLGFPGGPVIDRYAKEGDPNAIAFPRGLTGPRDPAYDFSFSGLKTAVARWIEAKRAAGEDVPVRDVSASFQEAVVDVLTRKAVKACKDQGVDHLMIGGGVAANSRLRVLAEERCERAGIRLRVPRPKLCTDNGAMVAALGAEMVARNRMPSSWDLSADSSLPVTEPHVPGHHHHDHVHEVSKENLYS; from the coding sequence ATGGCTGACGAACCGCTCGTCCTCGGCATCGAGACCTCCTGCGACGAGACCGGCGTCGGCATCGTCCGCGGCACCACCCTGCTCGCCGACGCCGTCGCCTCCAGCGTCGACGAACACGCCCGCTTCGGCGGCGTCGTCCCCGAGGTCGCCTCTCGTGCGCACCTGGAGGCGATGGTCCCCACGATCCAGCGCGCCCTGAAGGACGCGGGCGTCACGGCGAAGGACCTCGACGGCATCTCCGTCACCGCGGGTCCTGGCCTCGCGGGCGCCCTGCTGGTCGGGGTGTCGGCCGCCAAGGCGTACGCGTACGCGCTCGACAAGCCGCTCTACGGCGTCAACCACCTCGCCTCGCACATCTGCGTCGACCAGCTGGAGCACGGCACGCTGCCCGAGCCGACGATGGCGCTCCTTGTGTCGGGCGGGCACTCGTCGCTGCTCCTGTCCACCGACATCACGTCCGATGTGCGGCCGCTCGGTGCGACCATCGACGACGCCGCCGGTGAGGCCTTCGACAAGATCGCGCGGGTGCTGAACCTCGGCTTCCCGGGCGGGCCCGTCATCGACCGGTACGCGAAGGAGGGCGACCCGAACGCGATCGCCTTCCCGCGCGGGCTCACCGGGCCGCGCGACCCCGCGTACGACTTCTCCTTCTCCGGCCTGAAGACCGCGGTGGCCCGCTGGATCGAGGCCAAGCGGGCGGCGGGGGAGGACGTGCCGGTGCGCGACGTGTCGGCGTCCTTCCAGGAGGCCGTCGTGGACGTGCTGACGCGGAAGGCCGTGAAGGCCTGCAAGGACCAGGGCGTCGACCACCTCATGATCGGCGGTGGCGTCGCCGCCAACTCGCGGCTCCGTGTCCTCGCCGAGGAGCGCTGCGAGCGGGCCGGGATCCGGCTGCGTGTGCCGCGGCCCAAGCTGTGCACGGACAACGGCGCGATGGTCGCGGCGCTCGGCGCGGAAATGGTGGCCCGCAACCGGATGCCGTCCTCGTGGGACCTGTCCGCGGACTCCTCGCTCCCGGTGACGGAGCCGCACGTCCCCGGCCACCACCATCACGACCACGTGCACGAGGTCAGCAAGGAGAACCTCTACTCATGA
- a CDS encoding GNAT family N-acetyltransferase has product MNTKSTRPTAPPQLTVIRVADHQWHALENDEVIGRGHAAHRPDGRLFISVDAWHDTAFAALTETLLAGLPGPLHTVVDENDTELASKWREFGFTVGRREWEYAVPTDPAVTGLGAVRPPADVTVVPAGAADGTRLRALDRTIRDEIEATVGWRTMPAEVRPLPPGVTVVDPTQYTVTEAPDGAYLGLLRLATATRRPRIGLLAVRTDARRRGIARALLADVLNTLHRSGVQTASAEVDESNEAAAALFDDIGARRVNRALELVR; this is encoded by the coding sequence ATGAACACAAAAAGCACCCGCCCCACAGCCCCACCCCAGCTCACCGTCATCCGCGTCGCGGACCACCAGTGGCATGCCCTGGAGAACGACGAGGTGATCGGCCGCGGCCACGCCGCGCACCGGCCCGACGGCCGCCTCTTCATCAGCGTCGACGCCTGGCACGACACCGCGTTCGCGGCCCTGACCGAGACCCTGCTGGCGGGCCTGCCGGGCCCGCTGCACACCGTCGTCGACGAGAACGACACCGAACTGGCGTCGAAATGGCGGGAGTTCGGCTTCACGGTCGGACGCCGCGAGTGGGAGTACGCGGTACCCACCGACCCCGCCGTCACGGGCCTCGGCGCGGTGCGCCCGCCCGCGGACGTCACCGTCGTCCCGGCCGGCGCGGCGGACGGGACGCGGCTGCGCGCCCTCGACCGCACGATCCGGGACGAGATCGAGGCCACGGTCGGCTGGCGCACCATGCCGGCCGAGGTGCGGCCGCTGCCACCGGGCGTCACCGTCGTCGACCCGACGCAGTACACCGTGACCGAGGCCCCGGACGGCGCCTACCTGGGCCTCCTGCGCCTGGCGACGGCCACCCGGCGCCCCCGCATCGGGCTGCTCGCGGTCCGCACCGACGCGCGGCGCCGCGGCATCGCGCGGGCCCTCCTGGCCGACGTACTGAACACCCTGCACCGCTCCGGCGTGCAGACGGCGTCCGCCGAGGTCGACGAGTCGAACGAAGCGGCGGCGGCCCTCTTCGACGACATCGGCGCGCGGCGCGTGAACCGCGCACTGGAGCTGGTCCGATGA
- a CDS encoding DUF389 domain-containing protein, with product MLHLRLITPSDTTDDVVRLIEKTTGTTHVVVLPDAARNPSGDVVMCDVAREAGDELIGGLRKLGIDRSGSISVENIDLSLSLRADRAEKDAPGEGADAVLWEQLSDATHEESTLTVTYVAFLVIATMIAACGVVLDNAILIVGAMAVGPEFGPLAGFCTALVRKSPRLAWRSLVALLVGFAVAMAVTVGFSYFMDAMHLFSEGKLEGDRPNTRFIWDPDAFSFVVAVLAGAAGTLSLTSAKSGALVGVAISVTTVPAAANAAVALSYDDMGQMWGSTQQLLLNLLGIVLAGTLTLLAQKYFWAKQRERTAKKLAKS from the coding sequence ATGCTGCATCTGCGCCTCATCACGCCGTCCGACACCACGGACGACGTGGTGCGTCTGATCGAGAAGACGACCGGGACCACGCACGTCGTGGTCCTCCCGGACGCCGCCCGCAATCCGTCGGGCGATGTCGTCATGTGCGACGTCGCGCGCGAGGCCGGTGACGAACTCATCGGCGGGCTGCGGAAGTTGGGCATCGACAGGTCGGGCTCGATCTCCGTCGAGAACATCGACCTGTCGCTGTCCCTGCGCGCCGACAGGGCCGAGAAGGACGCTCCGGGCGAGGGCGCGGACGCGGTCCTGTGGGAGCAGCTGTCCGACGCCACGCACGAGGAGTCCACGCTCACGGTCACGTACGTGGCGTTCCTGGTCATCGCGACGATGATCGCGGCGTGCGGTGTCGTGCTCGACAACGCGATCCTGATCGTGGGCGCCATGGCGGTCGGCCCGGAGTTCGGTCCGCTCGCCGGATTCTGCACGGCCCTGGTGCGGAAGTCGCCGCGCCTCGCGTGGCGTTCCCTGGTCGCCCTGCTCGTCGGCTTCGCGGTGGCGATGGCGGTGACGGTGGGCTTCAGCTACTTCATGGACGCGATGCACCTGTTCAGCGAGGGCAAGCTGGAGGGCGACCGCCCCAACACCAGGTTCATCTGGGACCCCGACGCGTTCTCGTTCGTCGTGGCCGTGCTCGCGGGCGCGGCCGGCACCCTGTCGCTCACCTCGGCGAAGTCCGGCGCCCTCGTGGGCGTCGCCATCTCGGTGACCACGGTCCCGGCGGCGGCGAACGCCGCGGTGGCGCTGAGCTACGACGACATGGGCCAGATGTGGGGCTCGACCCAGCAACTTCTGCTGAACCTGCTGGGGATCGTCCTGGCCGGTACGCTCACGCTCCTCGCCCAGAAGTACTTCTGGGCCAAGCAGCGCGAACGTACCGCCAAGAAGCTCGCGAAGAGCTGA
- the tsaB gene encoding tRNA (adenosine(37)-N6)-threonylcarbamoyltransferase complex dimerization subunit type 1 TsaB, which translates to MLLLALDTATPAVTVALHDGTSVVAESSQVDARRHGELLLPAVDRMFTEAGLRLDAVTGIVVGVGPGPYTGLRVGLMTADTFGLALGVPVHGVCTLDGLAYEAGDALDGAGPFVVATDARRKEVYWARYDDARTRVTEAAVDRPADIASLVEGLPAVGAGARLYPDTFPDARGPENVSAAALAALAAERLAAGEELLEPRPLYLRRPDAQVPKNYKVVTPK; encoded by the coding sequence GTGCTGTTGCTCGCTCTGGATACCGCCACCCCCGCCGTCACCGTCGCTCTGCACGACGGGACCTCCGTCGTAGCCGAGTCGAGTCAGGTGGATGCTCGCAGACACGGGGAACTGCTGCTGCCCGCCGTCGACCGGATGTTCACCGAGGCCGGCCTGCGGCTCGACGCCGTCACCGGCATCGTCGTGGGCGTGGGCCCCGGCCCGTACACCGGCCTGCGTGTCGGCCTGATGACCGCCGACACGTTCGGGCTCGCGCTCGGCGTGCCCGTGCACGGCGTCTGCACGCTGGACGGGCTCGCTTACGAGGCCGGGGATGCCCTGGACGGGGCGGGCCCCTTCGTCGTCGCCACCGACGCGCGGCGCAAGGAGGTGTACTGGGCGCGCTACGACGATGCGCGGACCCGCGTCACCGAGGCCGCCGTCGACCGGCCCGCCGACATCGCCTCCCTCGTGGAGGGCCTGCCCGCCGTCGGCGCCGGCGCGCGGCTGTACCCGGACACCTTCCCGGACGCGCGCGGGCCCGAGAACGTGTCGGCCGCCGCGCTCGCCGCCCTCGCCGCCGAGAGGCTGGCCGCGGGCGAGGAGCTCCTCGAACCGCGCCCCCTCTACCTGCGCCGCCCCGACGCGCAGGTCCCCAAGAACTACAAGGTGGTCACCCCCAAGTGA
- a CDS encoding NAD(P)H-hydrate dehydratase — protein MRLAHDVETVRSAERALMARLPEGALMQRAAAGLATACADLLGKVYGSRVTLLVGSGDNGGDALYAGARLARRGAGVTALLLNPDRAHAGGLAALRAAGGTVLDAQDENATERVGRADLVVDGIVGIGGKGGLRPRAAELADAARGTVVAVDLPSGVDADTGEVRGEAVRADATVTFGTYKPGLLIDPARGYAGALRLVDIGLELAPAETGLEALQYADVAALLPRPTGESDKYRRGVVGIVAGSARYPGAAVLAVAGALHGGAGAVRYVGPAADAVLARFPETLVSAGPPAKAGRVQAWVLGPGLGDDASGLHDVLASDVPVLIDADGLRLADPATVRARTAPTVLTPHAGEAAALLGVTRDAVEAERLESVRELAARYDATVLLKGSTTLVSPPDETRPTRVNPTGTPWLATAGSGDVLSGLTGSLLAAGLAPLDAASVGAHLHGLAARHAADGAPISAQDVAGALRSAWQDVVENRFA, from the coding sequence ATGCGACTCGCTCACGACGTAGAGACGGTCAGGTCCGCCGAGCGCGCCCTCATGGCGCGGCTGCCCGAGGGCGCGCTGATGCAGCGCGCGGCGGCCGGTCTCGCGACCGCCTGCGCCGATCTGCTCGGCAAGGTGTACGGCTCCCGCGTCACCCTCCTCGTCGGCTCGGGGGACAACGGCGGCGACGCCCTGTACGCGGGCGCCCGCCTCGCCCGCCGGGGCGCGGGCGTCACGGCGCTGCTGCTGAACCCCGACCGGGCCCACGCCGGAGGCCTCGCGGCGCTGCGTGCGGCGGGCGGCACGGTCCTCGACGCGCAGGACGAGAACGCCACGGAACGCGTGGGCCGCGCCGACCTCGTCGTCGACGGCATCGTGGGCATCGGCGGCAAGGGCGGCCTGCGCCCCCGCGCGGCCGAACTGGCCGACGCGGCACGGGGAACCGTCGTGGCCGTCGACCTGCCGAGCGGCGTGGACGCCGACACCGGCGAGGTGCGCGGCGAAGCGGTGCGGGCGGACGCGACCGTCACCTTCGGAACGTACAAGCCCGGTCTCCTCATCGACCCGGCCCGCGGGTACGCGGGCGCGCTCCGCCTCGTCGACATCGGCCTCGAACTCGCCCCTGCCGAAACGGGGTTGGAGGCGCTCCAGTACGCGGACGTGGCGGCGCTGCTCCCCCGGCCGACCGGCGAGAGCGACAAGTACCGGCGCGGCGTCGTCGGCATCGTCGCGGGCTCGGCCCGCTACCCCGGCGCGGCGGTCCTCGCGGTGGCGGGCGCGCTGCACGGCGGGGCAGGCGCCGTCCGTTACGTGGGTCCGGCCGCGGACGCGGTGCTCGCCCGCTTCCCGGAGACGCTCGTCTCGGCCGGACCGCCGGCGAAGGCGGGCCGGGTCCAGGCCTGGGTGCTCGGCCCCGGCCTCGGCGACGACGCGTCGGGCCTGCACGACGTCCTGGCCTCGGACGTCCCGGTCCTGATCGACGCGGACGGGCTGCGCCTCGCGGACCCGGCGACGGTCCGCGCCCGCACGGCGCCCACCGTGCTGACCCCGCACGCCGGGGAGGCGGCCGCGCTCCTCGGCGTGACGCGCGACGCGGTGGAGGCCGAACGCCTGGAATCCGTACGGGAGTTGGCGGCCCGGTACGACGCCACGGTCCTCCTGAAGGGCTCGACGACTCTGGTGTCGCCGCCGGACGAGACCCGCCCGACCCGTGTGAACCCCACCGGCACCCCGTGGCTCGCCACGGCCGGCAGCGGCGACGTCCTCTCCGGCCTGACCGGCTCCCTGCTCGCGGCGGGCCTCGCCCCCTTGGACGCGGCGTCGGTCGGCGCCCATCTGCACGGGCTCGCGGCCCGGCACGCGGCGGACGGGGCGCCGATCTCGGCGCAGGACGTGGCGGGGGCGCTGCGGAGCGCCTGGCAGGACGTGGTGGAAAACCGCTTCGCCTGA
- the coaA gene encoding type I pantothenate kinase: MISPVSESKRQATSRSAHRQKPEVTPYVDLTRTEWSALRDKTPLPLTAEELERLRGLGDVIDLDEVRDIYLPLSRLLNLYVGATDGLRGALNTFLGETNKKAAQSGTPFVIGVAGSVAVGKSTVARLLQALLSRWPEHPRVERVTTDGFLLPTKELEARGLMSRKGFPESYDRRALTRFVADIKAGKDEVTAPVYSHLIYDIVPGEKLVVRRPDILIVEGINVLQPALPGKDGRTRVGLADYFDFSVYVDARAEDIEAWYLNRFRKLRATAFQDPSSYFRKYTQVSEEEALDYARNTWRTVNKVNLLENVAPTRGRAGLVIRKGPDHKVQRLRLRKL; the protein is encoded by the coding sequence GTGATCTCTCCGGTCTCCGAGTCCAAGCGACAAGCGACCTCCCGGAGCGCCCACCGGCAGAAGCCGGAGGTGACTCCCTACGTCGACCTCACCCGCACCGAATGGAGCGCACTGCGCGACAAGACGCCACTGCCGCTGACAGCGGAAGAGCTGGAACGGCTGCGCGGCCTTGGTGACGTGATCGACCTGGACGAGGTCCGCGACATCTATCTGCCGCTCTCCCGTCTGCTGAATCTGTACGTGGGCGCGACCGACGGCCTGCGCGGGGCGCTCAACACGTTCCTCGGCGAGACGAACAAGAAGGCCGCCCAGTCCGGCACGCCCTTCGTCATAGGAGTCGCAGGATCCGTCGCGGTCGGCAAGTCGACCGTCGCCCGCCTCCTCCAGGCCCTGCTCTCCCGCTGGCCCGAGCACCCGCGCGTCGAGCGCGTCACCACCGACGGCTTCCTGCTCCCCACCAAGGAGCTGGAGGCCCGCGGCCTGATGTCGCGCAAGGGCTTCCCCGAGTCGTACGACCGGCGCGCCCTGACCCGCTTCGTCGCCGACATCAAGGCCGGCAAGGACGAGGTGACCGCCCCGGTCTACTCGCACCTGATCTACGACATCGTGCCCGGCGAAAAGCTCGTCGTGCGCCGCCCCGACATCCTCATCGTCGAGGGCATCAACGTGCTGCAGCCCGCCCTGCCCGGCAAGGACGGCCGCACCCGCGTCGGTCTCGCCGACTACTTCGACTTCAGCGTGTACGTCGACGCGCGCGCCGAGGACATCGAGGCCTGGTACCTCAACCGCTTCCGCAAGCTGCGCGCGACGGCCTTCCAGGACCCGTCCTCGTACTTCAGGAAGTACACCCAGGTCTCCGAGGAGGAGGCCCTGGACTACGCGCGCAACACCTGGCGCACCGTCAACAAGGTCAACCTTCTGGAGAACGTGGCCCCCACCCGCGGCCGCGCCGGACTCGTCATCCGCAAGGGCCCCGACCACAAGGTCCAACGGCTGCGTCTGCGCAAGCTGTAG
- the infA gene encoding translation initiation factor IF-1, giving the protein MTGTRGTAKNTGGGVHAEGTVVECLRSAMFTVELDNGHRVLAHVSGKIRKNYIKILLADRVQVEITPYDLTRGRIVFRHRA; this is encoded by the coding sequence ATGACCGGGACAAGGGGAACCGCGAAGAACACCGGAGGCGGCGTGCACGCCGAGGGCACCGTCGTGGAGTGCCTGCGCAGCGCGATGTTCACCGTGGAGCTCGACAACGGGCACCGGGTGCTCGCGCACGTCAGCGGCAAGATCCGCAAGAACTACATCAAGATCCTGCTGGCGGACCGGGTCCAGGTGGAGATCACTCCGTACGACCTGACACGCGGCCGCATCGTCTTCCGCCACCGGGCGTAG
- the tsaE gene encoding tRNA (adenosine(37)-N6)-threonylcarbamoyltransferase complex ATPase subunit type 1 TsaE — protein METPATPHSPAAEPATTPVSTVTVTVNSPDEMRELGLALAKQLRPGDLVMLTGELGAGKTTLTRGLGAGMGVRGAVTSPTFVIARVHPPLGEGPALVHVDAYRLGGGLDEMEDLDLDVSLPDSVVVVEWGDGKVEELSDDRLHVIIDRATGDTTDEVRVVTFNGIGERWTEADLGSLAG, from the coding sequence ATGGAGACACCGGCAACACCGCACAGCCCGGCGGCTGAGCCCGCCACCACCCCCGTCAGCACGGTCACCGTGACCGTCAACTCCCCGGACGAGATGCGGGAGTTGGGGCTCGCCCTGGCCAAACAGCTGCGCCCCGGCGACCTCGTGATGCTCACCGGCGAGCTCGGCGCGGGCAAGACGACGCTGACCCGCGGGCTCGGCGCGGGCATGGGCGTACGCGGCGCGGTGACCTCGCCGACCTTCGTGATCGCCCGGGTGCACCCGCCGCTCGGCGAGGGCCCGGCCCTGGTGCACGTGGACGCGTACCGGCTCGGGGGCGGCCTCGACGAGATGGAGGACCTCGACCTCGACGTGTCCCTGCCGGACTCCGTGGTGGTCGTGGAGTGGGGCGACGGCAAGGTCGAGGAGCTGTCCGACGACCGGCTGCACGTGATCATCGACCGGGCCACCGGTGACACCACGGACGAGGTCCGGGTCGTGACGTTCAACGGGATCGGGGAGCGGTGGACCGAGGCGGACCTGGGGTCGCTCGCGGGCTGA
- a CDS encoding holo-ACP synthase, with the protein MSIIGVGIDVAEIERFAASLERTPSMAERLFLDDELLLPNGERRGIASLAARFAAKEAVAKALGAPAGLRWTDAEVWVEESGQPRLRVTGTVAARAAELGVRGFHVSLSHDAGVASAVVVAEG; encoded by the coding sequence ATGAGCATCATCGGGGTCGGTATCGACGTGGCCGAGATCGAGCGGTTCGCGGCGTCGCTGGAGCGCACGCCGAGCATGGCCGAACGCCTCTTCCTGGACGACGAGCTGCTGCTGCCCAACGGGGAGCGGCGCGGGATCGCCTCGCTCGCCGCCCGGTTCGCCGCGAAGGAGGCCGTCGCCAAGGCGCTCGGCGCGCCGGCCGGGCTGCGCTGGACCGACGCGGAGGTGTGGGTCGAGGAGAGCGGGCAGCCCCGGCTCCGGGTGACCGGGACGGTGGCCGCGCGGGCGGCGGAGCTGGGTGTGCGGGGGTTTCATGTGTCGCTGAGCCATGACGCGGGGGTCGCGTCGGCGGTGGTGGTGGCCGAGGGGTAG
- the alr gene encoding alanine racemase: MNENVTAPLRARAEIDLAALKANVRALRAHAPGAAFMAVVKADGYGHGMIPVARAAKDAGAEWLGAATAEEALELRAAGLTGRIMCWLWVPGGPWQAGIEADLDMSVSGMWALREVVDAARATGRVARIQLKADTGLGRNGCLPADWPELVREAVKAQRDGFVNVTGLWSHFACADEPGHPSIAAQLTAFREMVAHAEGEGVTPEVRHIANSPGTLTLPETHFDLVRPGIAMYGISPSPEVGTPGDFGLRPVMTLKANLALVKHAPGGLGVSYGHHYVTPGETTLGLVPLGYADGIPRHASGTAPVLIDGKRRTIAGRVAMDQFVVDLGGDEPAAGDEAVLFGPGDGGEPTAEDWAVASGTIAYEIVTRIGSRVPRVYVDGEGGTVHEAGGTVDEESGATRA; this comes from the coding sequence ATGAACGAGAACGTGACTGCCCCGCTCCGCGCCCGCGCCGAGATCGACCTGGCCGCGCTCAAGGCCAATGTGCGAGCCCTGCGGGCCCATGCGCCCGGGGCCGCGTTCATGGCGGTTGTGAAGGCGGACGGGTACGGGCACGGCATGATCCCGGTCGCGCGGGCCGCCAAGGACGCGGGGGCCGAGTGGCTGGGGGCCGCCACCGCCGAGGAGGCGCTGGAGCTGCGCGCGGCGGGTCTCACCGGGCGCATCATGTGCTGGCTGTGGGTGCCCGGCGGGCCCTGGCAGGCGGGCATCGAGGCCGATCTCGACATGTCGGTGAGCGGCATGTGGGCGCTGCGGGAGGTCGTCGACGCCGCGCGTGCGACGGGCCGGGTCGCCCGTATCCAGCTCAAGGCCGACACGGGCCTCGGGCGGAACGGATGCCTGCCCGCCGACTGGCCCGAGCTCGTACGGGAGGCGGTGAAGGCGCAGCGGGACGGGTTCGTGAACGTCACCGGGCTCTGGTCGCACTTCGCGTGCGCCGACGAGCCCGGGCATCCGTCCATCGCCGCCCAGCTGACCGCCTTCCGGGAGATGGTCGCCCACGCGGAGGGCGAGGGCGTCACCCCGGAGGTCCGGCACATCGCCAACTCGCCGGGGACGCTGACCCTTCCCGAGACGCACTTCGACCTCGTGCGCCCCGGCATCGCGATGTACGGGATCTCGCCGAGCCCCGAGGTCGGCACGCCCGGCGACTTCGGTCTGCGCCCCGTGATGACGCTGAAGGCGAATCTCGCGCTCGTGAAGCACGCGCCGGGTGGACTCGGCGTCAGTTACGGGCATCACTACGTCACACCGGGCGAGACGACGCTCGGCCTCGTCCCGTTGGGCTACGCGGACGGCATCCCGCGACACGCGTCCGGCACGGCCCCGGTCCTGATCGACGGCAAGCGGCGCACGATCGCGGGCCGGGTGGCCATGGACCAGTTCGTCGTCGACCTGGGCGGCGACGAGCCGGCCGCGGGGGACGAAGCGGTGCTCTTCGGACCCGGTGACGGCGGCGAGCCGACCGCGGAGGACTGGGCGGTCGCGTCGGGCACGATCGCGTACGAGATCGTCACGCGCATCGGATCCCGCGTACCGCGCGTCTACGTAGACGGAGAGGGCGGCACCGTGCACGAAGCGGGCGGCACCGTAGACGAAGAGAGCGGCGCCACGCGCGCGTGA